A stretch of the Papaver somniferum cultivar HN1 chromosome 6, ASM357369v1, whole genome shotgun sequence genome encodes the following:
- the LOC113289715 gene encoding uncharacterized protein LOC113289715 has protein sequence MKLLNLWWRFQTRYVFEKVMNGKQLSRQRKVYMSGESCLLVYIMHPSHFNSEEEHLMHLSQVFTALQENVLYVNLKKCTFFTNRVTFLGYVVSYTGISVDDSKIKEIVDCHVPTSIREVHSFHGLASFYRRFVRNFSTIAAGLTDCFKRDTFEWTEEEDKSFNLLKEKLCSAPVLAMPNFDKPFEIHCDASVVGIGVVLSQEGHPITYYSEKNSDTRKKWSTYELELIALVQALKN, from the exons ATGAAGTTGCTAAACCTATGGTGGAGATTCCAAACAAG ATACGTATTCGAGAAGGTTATGAATGGAAAACAGCTTTCAAGACAAAGGAAGGTTTATATGAGTGGTGAGTCATGCCTTTTGGTATATATAATGCACCCATCACATTT CAACAGTGAAGAAGAGCATCTTATGCATTTATCTCAGGTTTTTACAGCTTTACAAGAAAATGTTTTGTATGTAAACTTGAAGAAGTGCACATTCTTTACCAACAGAGTTACTTTTTTGGGTTATGTTGTGTCATATACTGGTAtttctgtggatgattctaaGATCAAAGAAATTGTTGATTGTCATGTTCCAACTTCTATACGTGAAGTACATAGTTTTCATGGTTTAGCTTCATTCTACAGAAGATTTGTGAGGAATTTTAGTACCATTGCAGCTGGTTTAACAGATTGTTTTAAGCGTGATACTTTTGAATggactgaagaagaagataagagttTTAATTTACTCAAAGAGAAGTTATGTAGTGCTCCTGTTCTTGCCATGCCAAATTTTGATAAGCCTTTTGAGATTCATTGTGATGCTTCTGTTGTTGGCATTGGTGTTGTGTTATCTCAAGAAGGACATCCAATTACATACTatagtgaaaagaattcagataCAAGGAAGAAGTGGTCTACTTATGAGTTAGAATTAATTGCTCTTGTTCAAGCTCTTAAGAATTGA